From one Phycodurus eques isolate BA_2022a chromosome 19, UOR_Pequ_1.1, whole genome shotgun sequence genomic stretch:
- the LOC133417791 gene encoding gastrula zinc finger protein XlCGF28.1-like isoform X1, translated as MCARRTAEYQEELWGPENENERQRQLLDAFCKTQPRVVLRRADISGDLRPKQQEPESPPIKEEEQNEDVAHIKEEEEEKAISKLPPTGVPLKSEDGGPSEVSRGAQLPSSSSSQHKATGGDGDHCGGSQADGLFAPLSERDDITSPSPHADDDDDHDDDDESEVLQTGHTDDKRWKCSQCGKTLASKCSLKAHMRTHTGEKPFFCSDCGNRFTTKGYLKIHARTHTGEKPFSCSVCGQRFTQKGNLRSHAKTHTGEKPFACSVCGRRFSEKGNLKTHTRTHTGEKLFVCSYCGHRFTTHGYLKIHTRLHTGEKPFSCSVCGQRFSLEGRLRSHSRTHTGEKLFPCSDCGQRFTTKRYLKIHTRTHTGEKPYSCSACGQRFNHEISLKVHTRTHTGEKPFSCSLCGQRFTQKKHLTTHARTHTGEKPFACSDCGRRFSSNRSLKNHTSSHTGKKPFSCSVCGQRFSYMYQVTSHKCAGGNSSD; from the exons ATGTGCGCCagaaggacagcagagtacCAGGAGGAACTTTGGGGACCAGAAAACGAGAACGAGCGACAACGCCAACTGCTGGACGCTTTTTGCAAGACGCAGCCGAGAGTTGTCTTACGCAGGGCAG acatcagtGGAGATCTTCGTCCCAAGCAACAGGAGCCAGAGTCCCCTcccattaaagaggaagagcagaATGAAGATGTCgcccacattaaagaggaagaggaggagaaggctATAAGCAAGTTGCCAccgactggtgtccctttgaagagtgaagatggaGGTCCAAGTGAGGTGAGCAGAGGGGCGCAGcttccaagcagcagctcaagtcaacacaagGCAACAggaggtgatggagaccactgcggaggatcacaagcagacggcctcttTGCGCCACTATCAGAGCGTGACGACATAACGTCACCCTCTCCTCacgctgatgatgatgatgatcatgacgatgatgatgagtcTGAAGTTCTTCAGACAGGTCACACCGACGACAAacgctggaaatgttctcagtgcgGAAAAACCTTAGCTTCTAAGTGCAGTTTGAAAGCTCATatgagaacgcacactggtgaaaaaccttttttctgctcagattgtggtaaTAGATTTACTACAAAGGGATATTTGAAAATACAcgcaagaacccacactggcgagaaacccttttcctgctcggtttgcggtcaaagattcactcagaagggaaatTTACGGAGTcacgcaaaaacacacactggcgaAAAACCTTTTGCGTGCTCGGTTTGTGGTCgaagattctctgaaaagggaaacttaaaaactcacacgagaacccacactggagagaaactttttgtttgttcatattGCGGTCATAGATTTACGACACACGGAtatttgaaaatacacacaagactgcatactggtgagaaacctttttcctgctcggtatgcggccaaagattctctctgGAGGGACGCTTAAGAAGTCActcaagaacccacactggcgagaaactGTTTCCCTGCTCggattgtggccaaagatttaCAACAAAGcgatatttaaaaatacacacaagaacacacaccggaGAGAAGCCTTATTCCTGCTCGgcttgcggtcaaagattcaaTCACGAGATATCTTTGAAAGTACACAcgcgaacacacactggggagaaacctttttcttgctcGCTTTGCGGTCAACGATTCACTCAGAAGAAACATTTGACAACACACGCAAGAACTCAcacgggagagaaaccttttgcctgctcagattGCGGTCGGCGATTCTCTTCGAATAGAAGCTTGAAAAATCACACGAGCAGCCACACTGgaaagaaacctttttcctgctcagtttgtggccagaGATTCTCTTATATGTATCAGGTGACGTCACACAAGTGTGCCGGTGGGAATAGCAGCGATTGA
- the LOC133417791 gene encoding gastrula zinc finger protein XlCGF28.1-like isoform X2, whose protein sequence is MSVNTVRRHIHISGDLRPKQQEPESPPIKEEEQNEDVAHIKEEEEEKAISKLPPTGVPLKSEDGGPSEVSRGAQLPSSSSSQHKATGGDGDHCGGSQADGLFAPLSERDDITSPSPHADDDDDHDDDDESEVLQTGHTDDKRWKCSQCGKTLASKCSLKAHMRTHTGEKPFFCSDCGNRFTTKGYLKIHARTHTGEKPFSCSVCGQRFTQKGNLRSHAKTHTGEKPFACSVCGRRFSEKGNLKTHTRTHTGEKLFVCSYCGHRFTTHGYLKIHTRLHTGEKPFSCSVCGQRFSLEGRLRSHSRTHTGEKLFPCSDCGQRFTTKRYLKIHTRTHTGEKPYSCSACGQRFNHEISLKVHTRTHTGEKPFSCSLCGQRFTQKKHLTTHARTHTGEKPFACSDCGRRFSSNRSLKNHTSSHTGKKPFSCSVCGQRFSYMYQVTSHKCAGGNSSD, encoded by the exons atgtctgtaaatacagttcggcgccacatcc acatcagtGGAGATCTTCGTCCCAAGCAACAGGAGCCAGAGTCCCCTcccattaaagaggaagagcagaATGAAGATGTCgcccacattaaagaggaagaggaggagaaggctATAAGCAAGTTGCCAccgactggtgtccctttgaagagtgaagatggaGGTCCAAGTGAGGTGAGCAGAGGGGCGCAGcttccaagcagcagctcaagtcaacacaagGCAACAggaggtgatggagaccactgcggaggatcacaagcagacggcctcttTGCGCCACTATCAGAGCGTGACGACATAACGTCACCCTCTCCTCacgctgatgatgatgatgatcatgacgatgatgatgagtcTGAAGTTCTTCAGACAGGTCACACCGACGACAAacgctggaaatgttctcagtgcgGAAAAACCTTAGCTTCTAAGTGCAGTTTGAAAGCTCATatgagaacgcacactggtgaaaaaccttttttctgctcagattgtggtaaTAGATTTACTACAAAGGGATATTTGAAAATACAcgcaagaacccacactggcgagaaacccttttcctgctcggtttgcggtcaaagattcactcagaagggaaatTTACGGAGTcacgcaaaaacacacactggcgaAAAACCTTTTGCGTGCTCGGTTTGTGGTCgaagattctctgaaaagggaaacttaaaaactcacacgagaacccacactggagagaaactttttgtttgttcatattGCGGTCATAGATTTACGACACACGGAtatttgaaaatacacacaagactgcatactggtgagaaacctttttcctgctcggtatgcggccaaagattctctctgGAGGGACGCTTAAGAAGTCActcaagaacccacactggcgagaaactGTTTCCCTGCTCggattgtggccaaagatttaCAACAAAGcgatatttaaaaatacacacaagaacacacaccggaGAGAAGCCTTATTCCTGCTCGgcttgcggtcaaagattcaaTCACGAGATATCTTTGAAAGTACACAcgcgaacacacactggggagaaacctttttcttgctcGCTTTGCGGTCAACGATTCACTCAGAAGAAACATTTGACAACACACGCAAGAACTCAcacgggagagaaaccttttgcctgctcagattGCGGTCGGCGATTCTCTTCGAATAGAAGCTTGAAAAATCACACGAGCAGCCACACTGgaaagaaacctttttcctgctcagtttgtggccagaGATTCTCTTATATGTATCAGGTGACGTCACACAAGTGTGCCGGTGGGAATAGCAGCGATTGA